The Verrucomicrobium spinosum DSM 4136 = JCM 18804 genome includes a region encoding these proteins:
- a CDS encoding RNA polymerase sigma factor — protein MPADFYTTRWTRVNLAKADSEDGRRALADLCDAYYEPVVAYLGSVLRDADTAREMSHAFFADVLEGGAIGAADPERGRFRFYLLGAVKHFLSHHREAALRQKRGGGVATLSLDADLPDTLPLEVTASDRLSPDAVYDRQWAITVLARAMGALTAECEAGGKVALLEALRPSLLGEAEHGDQSAAAAELGMSAAAVKVAVHRLRQRFRQCVKEEIAGTLSDPGAVEDEMRSLFLALGG, from the coding sequence GTGCCCGCTGATTTTTACACGACACGGTGGACGCGGGTGAACTTGGCCAAGGCGGACTCTGAAGATGGGCGGCGGGCGCTGGCGGATCTCTGTGATGCCTACTATGAGCCAGTGGTGGCGTACTTGGGCAGTGTGTTGCGTGATGCGGACACAGCGCGAGAGATGAGTCACGCTTTTTTTGCGGATGTGTTGGAGGGCGGGGCGATAGGCGCGGCAGATCCAGAGCGAGGGCGCTTTCGATTTTATCTGTTGGGGGCGGTGAAGCACTTTCTCTCGCATCATCGCGAGGCGGCGCTCCGGCAGAAGCGCGGAGGTGGGGTGGCAACGCTCTCACTGGATGCTGACCTGCCGGATACGCTGCCTTTGGAAGTGACCGCCAGTGACCGGTTGTCACCCGATGCGGTCTATGACCGACAGTGGGCCATCACGGTGCTGGCGAGAGCGATGGGTGCGCTCACGGCAGAATGCGAGGCGGGTGGGAAGGTGGCGTTGTTGGAGGCACTGCGCCCCTCGCTCCTGGGGGAGGCGGAGCATGGGGACCAAAGTGCGGCCGCTGCGGAGCTCGGCATGAGCGCGGCCGCGGTGAAAGTAGCGGTGCACCGGCTCAGGCAGCGGTTTCGCCAGTGTGTGAAGGAAGAGATCGCGGGGACCCTCTCCGATCCAGGAGCGGTGGAAGATGAAATGCGCTCCTTGTTCCTGGCACTGGGTGGATAA
- a CDS encoding NADP-dependent oxidoreductase, translated as MKSFLIDHYAKHGALRPGESPTPELRDNDVMVEIHAAGVNLLDHKIRSGELKLILPYRLPLVLGNDVAGVVVRVGSNVRRFKLGDEVYARPAQDRIGTFAEYIAMDEADVAMKPANLTMEEAASLPLVALTAWQVLVERANLQKGQKVLIHAGSGGVGTIAIQLARHLGAHVATTTSTANVDLVKSLGADVVVDYKNDDFEKVLQGYDVVLNSLGKDTLEKSLAVLKPGGKLISISGPPDPDLAREQGLNWIMQKIVSLLSFGIRRKAQSRQISYSFLFMRANGAQLSQITSLIEAGKIRPVVDRVFPFESTNEAMAYVETGRAKGKVIIKIR; from the coding sequence ATGAAATCATTCCTGATCGATCACTACGCGAAACACGGCGCTCTGAGACCCGGCGAAAGTCCAACGCCGGAGTTGCGGGACAACGACGTCATGGTTGAGATTCATGCCGCCGGGGTCAATCTCCTGGACCACAAGATCAGAAGCGGGGAGCTCAAGCTAATCCTGCCGTATCGTCTTCCCTTGGTGCTGGGCAACGATGTCGCGGGCGTCGTGGTGCGGGTGGGGTCCAATGTTCGCCGATTCAAGCTCGGCGACGAGGTCTACGCACGTCCGGCCCAGGATCGCATCGGGACATTTGCAGAGTACATCGCCATGGACGAGGCCGATGTCGCGATGAAGCCCGCCAATCTCACCATGGAGGAAGCCGCATCCCTTCCGCTTGTCGCCCTGACCGCCTGGCAGGTGCTTGTCGAGCGGGCCAACTTGCAAAAGGGGCAGAAAGTCCTGATCCATGCAGGTTCAGGCGGCGTGGGCACGATCGCCATCCAGCTTGCCAGGCATCTCGGTGCCCATGTTGCCACCACCACCAGCACGGCAAATGTCGATCTTGTGAAAAGCCTCGGCGCAGACGTCGTCGTCGACTACAAGAATGACGACTTTGAGAAAGTGCTGCAAGGTTATGACGTCGTGCTGAACAGCCTCGGAAAGGACACGCTGGAGAAATCCCTCGCAGTGCTGAAGCCCGGCGGCAAGCTAATCTCGATCTCGGGTCCGCCGGATCCGGACCTCGCGAGGGAGCAAGGATTGAACTGGATCATGCAGAAGATTGTAAGCCTTCTGAGCTTCGGAATCCGGAGGAAGGCGCAATCCCGGCAGATCAGCTATTCATTCCTGTTCATGCGTGCGAACGGTGCGCAGTTGAGCCAGATCACTTCGCTGATCGAAGCCGGAAAAATTCGTCCCGTCGTCGATCGAGTTTTCCCGTTCGAATCCACAAACGAAGCCATGGCGTATGTCGAAACAGGACGGGCGAAAGGAAAAGTGATCATCAAGATTCGGTAG
- a CDS encoding class I fructose-bisphosphate aldolase: protein MSRQDNLETFFRDGKTVILPIDHGVAIPVPGLENPFQLIEDVNPYVDGYVLNLGLALRTGDMLTGKGICLRTDVYNVRTTGKGAGSINIYGLGEAEMVGATGVMNMLFPFSENEELITQNCADLISESLDVDIPVILETLPYGLGQKDKYTVENIGFAVRLAAEMGADVVKTAYPTNGTVEDFKRIVESCYAPVIVLGGAADGNDLDLLSMVHDAMKAGAAGIAIGRNVWQHRSPAAIARSLAAIVHEGAKVDQALTLLKEPV from the coding sequence ATGAGCCGACAAGACAACCTTGAGACTTTCTTCCGTGACGGAAAGACCGTCATTCTGCCGATCGACCACGGAGTGGCGATCCCTGTCCCCGGTCTGGAGAATCCGTTCCAACTGATCGAGGATGTGAATCCCTATGTGGATGGGTATGTCTTGAATCTCGGCCTGGCCCTGCGCACGGGCGACATGCTCACGGGCAAGGGCATCTGTCTGCGCACCGATGTGTACAACGTGCGGACCACGGGCAAGGGCGCTGGCAGCATCAACATCTACGGCCTCGGCGAGGCGGAGATGGTGGGGGCCACCGGCGTGATGAACATGCTCTTCCCCTTCAGCGAGAATGAAGAACTGATCACCCAGAACTGTGCCGATCTCATCAGCGAGAGCCTGGACGTGGACATCCCCGTCATTCTTGAGACGCTGCCCTACGGACTGGGCCAGAAGGACAAGTACACCGTGGAAAACATCGGATTCGCCGTGCGTTTGGCCGCCGAGATGGGGGCTGATGTGGTGAAGACTGCGTACCCCACCAACGGTACGGTGGAGGACTTCAAGCGCATCGTAGAGTCCTGCTACGCTCCGGTCATCGTGCTGGGCGGCGCGGCTGACGGCAATGATCTGGACCTGCTCTCCATGGTGCATGATGCCATGAAGGCCGGTGCCGCTGGCATTGCGATTGGACGCAACGTGTGGCAGCACCGCAGCCCTGCGGCCATCGCCCGCAGCCTCGCTGCCATTGTGCATGAGGGGGCCAAGGTGGACCAGGCGCTCACGCTCCTGAAGGAGCCCGTTTGA
- a CDS encoding MarR family winged helix-turn-helix transcriptional regulator produces the protein MSRSNFAVPLARRFGGALNLAQHALRTRLDEALRPLNLTAPQCAVLSALEQEPGLSNAALARAAFVTPQSMQGILVNMEREGFITRSPDPNHGRILRSEITASGRKALTEAHTAILEVEAVAPSLMSEREMERLTKMLTRYAELLMGGESER, from the coding sequence ATGTCGAGATCAAACTTCGCAGTTCCGCTCGCTCGTCGCTTTGGAGGAGCGCTCAATCTAGCCCAGCATGCCTTGCGCACGCGGCTGGACGAAGCGCTACGCCCCCTCAACCTCACCGCCCCCCAGTGCGCAGTGCTCTCCGCACTGGAGCAGGAACCCGGCCTGTCCAATGCCGCACTGGCCCGAGCAGCATTTGTCACCCCTCAGAGCATGCAAGGCATCCTCGTCAACATGGAGCGCGAGGGCTTTATCACGAGATCACCCGATCCCAACCATGGCCGTATTCTCCGCAGCGAAATCACTGCCTCGGGAAGAAAGGCTTTGACGGAAGCCCACACCGCCATTCTCGAAGTGGAAGCCGTGGCGCCCTCGTTGATGAGCGAACGCGAGATGGAGCGACTCACAAAGATGCTGACCCGCTATGCCGAGTTGCTGATGGGAGGCGAGTCCGAGAGGTGA
- a CDS encoding PaaI family thioesterase: MKHSVTELPFNRFMGIESCRDGELLLRLPAGDQYLNHLGTVHASALLSLAEAASGECLLQQFGTSDGLVPVVRRLEAKFRKPANGVVGAKASLSEEQVTQLKGNLAAKGRAMVLVQVELYDATGEHVLSATVEWFVVARGGR, translated from the coding sequence ATGAAACACAGCGTCACGGAGCTGCCGTTCAACCGCTTCATGGGCATCGAGTCGTGCAGGGACGGGGAACTGTTGCTCCGACTTCCTGCGGGAGATCAATACCTCAATCACTTGGGGACGGTGCATGCGAGTGCTCTCCTCTCCCTTGCTGAGGCGGCGAGTGGGGAGTGCCTGTTGCAGCAGTTCGGCACGAGTGATGGCCTGGTGCCGGTCGTCCGCCGGTTGGAGGCGAAGTTCCGCAAGCCGGCGAATGGTGTGGTGGGTGCCAAGGCATCACTCAGTGAGGAGCAGGTGACGCAATTGAAGGGAAACCTGGCGGCAAAGGGACGGGCGATGGTGCTGGTGCAAGTAGAGCTGTATGACGCGACGGGCGAGCACGTGTTGAGCGCGACGGTAGAGTGGTTTGTTGTGGCGCGGGGTGGGCGGTGA
- a CDS encoding oxidoreductase: MNAATTKREQEPVADSRRRVALVTGASSGIGLVTAQALSRDGYRVFGTSRKPAAHPVDGITMLVCDVVDETSVQSVVGEVLTREGRIDLLVNNAGIGLLGGAEESTTAQAKALFEVNVFGTMRMTHAVLPVMRQQRGGRIINLSSILGLIPAPYNALYASTKHAIEGYSESLDHEVRTQGIRIVLVEPGVTRTSFEENITRPDRPLPLYDAVRADAEKLMREIVAKGDAPEVVAEAVVRAANVATPKRRYTAGKSAGQVRFMRRFLPETLVDRNLRKFNRLPG, encoded by the coding sequence ATGAATGCAGCAACAACAAAAAGAGAGCAGGAGCCGGTGGCTGACAGCCGTCGCCGTGTCGCCCTGGTCACGGGGGCATCCTCAGGCATCGGGCTGGTGACGGCACAGGCCCTGAGTCGCGATGGCTACCGTGTCTTTGGAACCAGTCGCAAGCCGGCCGCCCATCCCGTCGATGGGATCACGATGCTGGTTTGCGACGTCGTTGACGAGACATCCGTGCAGAGCGTGGTCGGCGAGGTGCTAACCCGGGAAGGCCGGATCGATCTTCTCGTCAACAATGCCGGAATCGGCCTGCTTGGCGGCGCTGAGGAATCCACCACGGCACAGGCAAAGGCCCTGTTTGAGGTGAACGTGTTCGGCACCATGCGGATGACCCATGCGGTCCTGCCAGTGATGAGACAGCAGCGTGGAGGCCGCATCATCAATCTCAGCTCCATCCTCGGGCTAATCCCCGCTCCCTACAACGCCCTCTACGCATCGACCAAACACGCCATCGAGGGGTACTCGGAATCGCTCGACCACGAGGTGCGGACGCAAGGCATCCGCATCGTGCTTGTCGAGCCCGGGGTCACCCGCACGTCCTTCGAAGAGAACATCACCCGACCGGACCGACCGCTTCCCCTCTACGATGCCGTCCGCGCGGACGCGGAGAAATTGATGCGGGAAATCGTCGCAAAGGGCGACGCGCCCGAAGTGGTCGCCGAAGCCGTCGTAAGAGCCGCAAATGTGGCCACGCCCAAAAGGCGTTACACGGCCGGAAAGTCTGCCGGACAAGTCCGTTTCATGCGCCGCTTCCTGCCCGAGACCCTCGTCGACAGGAACCTTCGCAAATTCAACAGACTTCCCGGATGA
- a CDS encoding family 16 glycoside hydrolase, with protein sequence MSRPALLVCSLALAASSVSSFPVIAQEKAPPPASPATSAPSPATSPVASTPPEGFRTLFNTRDLSGWHGLNPHSVAKLSGEKKEAALKQMREDFANHWRVENGELVNNGTGPYATTDEEFGDYELMLEYKTVAKADSGIYLRGVPQVQIWDSNQVFDPTKPDRRPHLGSGGLFNNSSKTLGRDPIELKDKSFGQWNTFRIKHIGDRVWVTYNTRLVVNGARMENYWDKTQPFPAKGPIMLQTHGGEIRWRNVFIREIKAAEARKFAAENPLIPNPTEYDVAYGPHPKQVLHFWKAESSKPTPLLFFVHGGGWTSGGRLSGVANMLSAMLKAGISVVSVEYRFVGEATKDGVVPPVKGPLHDAARALQLVRSKAAEWNIDKTRIGACGGSAGACTSLWLAFHPDLADPKNTDPIAHESTRLWCAAVLGAQTSLDPQQMKEWMPNSSYGAHAFGITGDPVKKTSSFAEFHAKRETILPWIAEYSPYALVTSDDPPIYMSYSEAPAMGQNQKDPTHSANFGVKLQEHCRTNNVPCELVYPGAPEVKHATAQDYLLERLKAEK encoded by the coding sequence ATGTCCCGCCCCGCCCTTCTTGTTTGTTCCCTCGCTCTGGCCGCCAGCAGCGTCTCCAGTTTCCCCGTCATAGCGCAGGAAAAAGCTCCCCCACCAGCCAGCCCTGCCACTTCAGCACCTTCACCTGCGACCTCTCCCGTGGCATCGACGCCGCCAGAAGGCTTCCGCACCCTTTTCAACACCAGGGATCTGAGCGGCTGGCATGGCCTGAATCCGCACTCCGTCGCCAAGCTCTCCGGTGAAAAAAAGGAGGCCGCACTCAAGCAAATGCGGGAGGACTTCGCGAACCACTGGCGCGTGGAGAACGGCGAACTCGTCAACAACGGCACCGGCCCCTACGCCACGACAGATGAGGAGTTCGGCGACTACGAACTGATGCTCGAGTACAAGACCGTGGCCAAGGCCGACAGTGGCATCTATCTGCGCGGCGTGCCGCAGGTGCAAATCTGGGACTCAAACCAGGTGTTCGATCCCACCAAACCCGACCGACGTCCTCATCTGGGCTCAGGCGGCCTCTTTAACAACTCGTCCAAGACGCTCGGGCGTGATCCCATCGAGCTTAAAGACAAATCCTTCGGCCAGTGGAACACCTTTCGCATCAAGCACATCGGTGACCGCGTTTGGGTGACGTACAACACCCGCCTGGTGGTTAACGGCGCGCGCATGGAAAACTACTGGGACAAAACCCAGCCCTTCCCGGCCAAGGGTCCCATCATGCTGCAAACACACGGGGGTGAGATCCGCTGGCGCAACGTCTTCATTCGCGAGATCAAAGCAGCCGAGGCCAGGAAGTTTGCGGCAGAAAATCCTCTTATCCCCAACCCAACCGAGTACGATGTGGCCTATGGCCCGCATCCAAAGCAGGTTCTGCACTTCTGGAAAGCGGAGTCCTCCAAGCCGACCCCGCTCTTGTTCTTCGTGCACGGCGGTGGATGGACCAGTGGCGGCCGCTTGAGTGGCGTCGCCAATATGCTGTCAGCGATGCTCAAGGCAGGCATCTCCGTCGTTTCCGTGGAATATCGCTTCGTGGGCGAGGCCACCAAGGACGGTGTCGTGCCCCCCGTTAAAGGACCGCTTCACGATGCCGCGCGCGCCCTGCAACTGGTGCGGAGCAAAGCGGCTGAGTGGAACATCGACAAGACTCGCATCGGTGCCTGCGGCGGCTCGGCCGGAGCCTGCACCTCCCTCTGGCTCGCTTTCCACCCCGATCTGGCTGATCCGAAGAACACCGACCCCATCGCCCACGAGTCCACGCGCCTCTGGTGCGCGGCCGTGCTCGGTGCCCAGACCTCCCTCGATCCCCAGCAGATGAAGGAATGGATGCCCAACAGCAGCTACGGTGCCCACGCGTTCGGCATCACGGGCGACCCGGTGAAAAAGACCTCCTCATTCGCCGAGTTCCACGCGAAGCGCGAAACCATCCTCCCCTGGATCGCCGAGTACTCGCCCTATGCCCTCGTCACCTCCGATGATCCACCCATCTACATGTCCTACTCAGAAGCCCCCGCCATGGGACAGAACCAGAAGGATCCCACGCACTCTGCAAACTTCGGCGTAAAGCTCCAAGAACACTGCCGCACCAACAACGTCCCCTGTGAACTGGTGTACCCCGGGGCCCCGGAAGTGAAGCACGCCACCGCCCAGGATTATCTCCTCGAACGCCTGAAGGCGGAGAAATAA
- a CDS encoding ParA family protein has translation MRTLAFFNNKGGVGKTTLLYHLAWMFSELGRRVVVADFDPQANLTSMFLPESQLEKLWDPDILTLQSIMAPLSPIIRGIGDIGSPPMIAVSPMIRLIPGDLNLSNFEANLSEAWGKCLDGSEPAFRTTSSLHRLVQAAAADFDSDLVLIDVGPNFGAINRAALICADAVVVPLAPDLFSIQGLRNLGPTLKKWRGEWQKRLVENPAPELALPSAAMVPIGYVVVQFGIRDSRPVAAYDKWARRIPATYSEKVVGNAPVSVTTESDPNCLGLLKHYRSLMPMAMEAHKPIFKLRPADGAIGAHSQGVRDCERDFNLLAKRILEALGLSD, from the coding sequence ATGAGAACGCTCGCCTTCTTCAACAACAAGGGCGGGGTTGGAAAGACGACTCTCCTCTATCACCTCGCATGGATGTTTTCCGAGCTGGGCAGGCGAGTTGTGGTCGCCGACTTTGATCCTCAGGCCAACCTGACATCAATGTTTCTTCCTGAGTCGCAGTTGGAAAAACTTTGGGACCCCGACATCCTGACACTCCAGAGCATTATGGCTCCCCTGAGTCCTATCATCAGGGGCATTGGAGACATTGGTTCTCCTCCGATGATCGCCGTTTCGCCAATGATCAGATTGATTCCAGGGGACCTCAACCTTTCGAATTTCGAGGCAAATCTGTCGGAAGCGTGGGGAAAGTGTCTTGACGGGAGTGAACCCGCATTTCGAACCACCAGTAGTCTCCATCGACTTGTCCAGGCCGCCGCAGCTGACTTTGACTCCGATCTGGTTCTGATTGACGTTGGGCCCAACTTTGGGGCGATCAACCGTGCAGCGCTGATTTGTGCAGACGCAGTTGTGGTGCCACTGGCTCCCGATCTCTTTTCAATTCAAGGCCTGCGGAATCTGGGCCCCACGCTAAAAAAATGGCGTGGTGAATGGCAGAAACGTCTTGTTGAGAATCCGGCGCCGGAGCTTGCCCTGCCCAGCGCCGCGATGGTGCCCATTGGATACGTTGTCGTACAATTTGGGATTAGGGACAGTCGGCCTGTGGCCGCATACGACAAATGGGCAAGGCGGATACCAGCGACCTATTCTGAGAAAGTGGTGGGAAATGCACCTGTGTCCGTCACAACTGAGAGTGATCCCAACTGTCTCGGGTTGCTCAAACACTACCGTAGCCTTATGCCCATGGCAATGGAGGCGCACAAGCCCATCTTCAAACTAAGGCCAGCTGACGGGGCGATTGGTGCCCACTCTCAAGGTGTCCGAGACTGTGAACGCGATTTCAACCTTCTCGCGAAGCGAATCTTGGAAGCCTTGGGACTGAGCGACTGA
- a CDS encoding ATP-binding protein produces MERRSSNFPTFDVTPCPEGHIERFDLETFRQVYRPAAVAPEVIEENHRSLEEQLAALRFYSLKRTCPTNAGMLVFAIDPLDLFPGAKLQFVQFDGLDLADEVISEKVFTGNLITLLAELDIFLKGRFTQKPVPISDLREQLIYDFPPEAVRELLMNAIAHRDYQSTSPIRLYQFADRIEIQNPGGLYGDASPENFPKVNAYRNPVITEAMHVLGYVNRFGRGIARARRALVENGSAEPSFDFESSHFLATIPKHPLR; encoded by the coding sequence ATGGAGCGCCGCAGTTCGAACTTTCCCACCTTTGATGTTACCCCATGCCCGGAAGGTCACATCGAGCGCTTTGACCTAGAGACGTTTCGCCAAGTTTACCGCCCCGCCGCAGTCGCCCCTGAGGTTATTGAAGAAAATCATCGCAGCCTTGAAGAACAACTCGCTGCGCTGAGGTTTTACAGTCTTAAGCGAACGTGCCCTACGAATGCAGGCATGCTGGTGTTTGCGATCGATCCTCTGGACCTGTTTCCTGGGGCAAAACTCCAGTTTGTGCAGTTCGACGGCCTGGATCTGGCGGATGAAGTGATTTCGGAGAAGGTATTTACCGGAAACCTGATCACCCTCCTTGCCGAACTGGACATCTTCCTGAAGGGTAGGTTCACCCAGAAGCCTGTCCCTATTTCGGACCTGCGCGAGCAACTGATATACGACTTCCCGCCGGAGGCTGTGCGTGAGTTGCTGATGAACGCGATCGCGCACCGCGACTATCAGTCCACAAGCCCCATTCGGCTCTACCAGTTTGCGGACAGGATTGAAATCCAGAACCCCGGTGGCCTCTATGGGGATGCTTCCCCTGAGAATTTCCCAAAAGTAAATGCGTACAGAAATCCAGTCATCACCGAGGCGATGCATGTGCTTGGATACGTGAATCGTTTCGGGCGCGGTATTGCCCGGGCCCGGCGAGCTCTGGTGGAGAATGGAAGCGCGGAACCTTCCTTCGACTTCGAATCCAGTCATTTTTTGGCCACTATTCCGAAGCACCCCTTGCGATGA
- a CDS encoding winged helix-turn-helix transcriptional regulator: MKKVSNQPCLIARSLALVGDAWSMLIMRDAHAGLTRFDDFRKSLGIAPTILTGRLATLIDEGLLEKRRYSERPPRDEYLLTEAGRDFLPVLFAIGAWGRKHRGGGKVTRFYDVETGSEIDPVIIDRGTGAPIGTRPIRVAAPE, from the coding sequence ATGAAGAAGGTTTCGAACCAACCCTGCCTGATCGCCCGGAGCCTTGCCCTTGTGGGGGACGCCTGGAGCATGCTGATCATGCGCGACGCCCACGCCGGGCTGACCCGCTTCGATGATTTCCGGAAAAGTCTCGGAATTGCGCCGACGATTCTGACGGGGCGACTGGCAACTCTGATCGACGAGGGGCTGCTGGAGAAGCGCCGCTACTCTGAACGTCCGCCACGGGATGAGTATCTGCTCACGGAAGCCGGTCGGGACTTTCTGCCGGTACTGTTTGCGATCGGTGCATGGGGGCGCAAGCATCGCGGTGGGGGCAAGGTGACCCGGTTCTACGACGTTGAGACCGGATCGGAGATCGATCCCGTGATCATTGATCGCGGTACCGGCGCGCCGATTGGAACGCGTCCCATTCGTGTTGCTGCACCGGAATAA
- a CDS encoding serine/threonine-protein kinase, translated as MSPSSSATESTCPRCGEALPADAVGGLCPRCLMAAAMLPTQVEDDLAAVPPPKPEDLAPHFPQLEIIECLGRGGMGVVYKARQKSLNRLVALKLLAPERAGDAQFSAHFEKEARALAALNHPHIVDVYDFGESGGYYYLLMEFVDGVNLRQLLQTKRLTPEEALTIVPPVCDALQCAHDHHIVHCDIKPENVLVNKAGVVKIADFGIARIVEPKTGVFEEASGCTSLAGTPDYAAPEQATGRADHRADIYSLGVVLYEMLTGERPKGKIEAPSRHVQVDIRIDEIVLRALEKQPELRFPTAGALRTSIEAVIASAAPSAGAARPAVAISAPVSRRKRRKLVLAVVVAGLLIAGAGVYIYDLTGRPKPKRPGTDVVDFDSGKLTDYFAENILFGRSGYANTIHGVAKTQGLVLAQNMSTEGTLVYSRKSYDLTRLSFLEVSCCFQRQDIGAASNALALGLIASSEGHLSGVSGAPFVALRLTPEDESLQFQFMSKPAETKAPRSWIGKNKFETEVGQWYRLQVVFIRMAADRLRVKGAVYEVRRNGENGARVGVFHDRDFMVADFHMGEVMEGPVWVALRACGPGGVALVDDFEILARPLPTPLAVAGPEVNQVVR; from the coding sequence ATGAGCCCATCTTCTTCTGCCACGGAATCGACCTGTCCACGCTGTGGCGAAGCCCTGCCTGCTGACGCGGTGGGTGGGCTCTGCCCGCGCTGCCTCATGGCTGCGGCAATGCTGCCCACGCAGGTGGAAGATGATTTGGCGGCCGTGCCTCCTCCCAAGCCAGAAGATCTGGCTCCGCACTTCCCGCAATTGGAGATCATCGAGTGTCTGGGCCGGGGCGGCATGGGGGTGGTGTACAAGGCCCGCCAAAAGTCCCTGAATCGACTGGTGGCTCTGAAGTTGCTGGCTCCGGAGCGGGCGGGGGATGCACAGTTTTCCGCGCATTTTGAGAAAGAGGCCCGGGCACTGGCGGCGCTCAATCATCCGCACATCGTGGATGTCTATGACTTTGGCGAGAGCGGTGGGTACTACTACCTGCTCATGGAGTTTGTGGATGGGGTGAATCTGCGGCAGCTCTTGCAAACGAAGAGACTGACTCCCGAGGAAGCCCTGACCATCGTGCCGCCCGTGTGCGACGCCCTGCAATGCGCGCACGATCACCATATCGTGCACTGCGACATCAAGCCGGAGAACGTGCTGGTGAACAAGGCCGGGGTGGTGAAGATCGCGGACTTTGGCATTGCCAGAATCGTTGAACCCAAGACTGGGGTGTTTGAGGAGGCTTCTGGTTGCACGAGTCTGGCGGGCACGCCGGACTACGCAGCTCCGGAGCAGGCCACTGGAAGAGCCGATCACAGAGCCGACATCTACAGCCTGGGCGTGGTGCTTTACGAGATGCTCACAGGTGAGCGGCCCAAGGGAAAGATTGAAGCTCCCTCCCGGCATGTGCAGGTGGATATCCGCATTGATGAGATCGTGTTGCGGGCGCTGGAGAAACAGCCCGAACTGCGCTTCCCCACGGCTGGCGCGTTGCGGACGTCCATTGAGGCCGTGATTGCCTCGGCGGCACCCTCTGCTGGGGCAGCCAGGCCCGCGGTAGCGATATCGGCACCTGTATCACGCCGAAAGAGGAGGAAACTCGTGTTGGCGGTCGTTGTCGCCGGCCTTTTGATCGCGGGGGCGGGTGTTTACATCTATGACCTGACGGGCAGGCCGAAGCCCAAGCGGCCCGGGACGGATGTGGTGGACTTCGACTCTGGCAAGCTTACGGATTACTTCGCTGAGAACATCCTCTTTGGCCGGAGCGGTTATGCCAACACCATTCATGGCGTGGCGAAGACGCAGGGCTTGGTGCTGGCGCAGAACATGAGTACGGAGGGGACGCTGGTGTACAGCCGCAAATCGTATGATCTCACACGACTGTCGTTTCTGGAGGTGTCGTGTTGTTTCCAGCGCCAGGACATCGGTGCGGCGTCCAATGCGCTGGCGCTAGGGCTCATTGCGAGCAGCGAGGGGCACCTGAGCGGTGTGTCTGGAGCGCCCTTTGTGGCCCTCCGACTCACGCCAGAGGATGAGTCGCTGCAGTTTCAGTTCATGAGCAAGCCTGCGGAGACAAAGGCTCCGAGATCTTGGATCGGAAAGAACAAGTTTGAGACGGAAGTGGGTCAATGGTACCGGCTACAAGTCGTCTTCATCCGGATGGCCGCTGACCGGCTCCGGGTGAAAGGGGCGGTGTACGAAGTACGGCGCAACGGGGAGAATGGTGCCCGGGTTGGCGTGTTTCATGACCGCGATTTCATGGTGGCGGATTTCCATATGGGTGAGGTCATGGAAGGGCCGGTGTGGGTGGCTTTGCGGGCTTGCGGACCTGGAGGGGTGGCGCTGGTGGATGACTTTGAAATTCTGGCCCGCCCCCTGCCGACACCGTTGGCAGTGGCGGGACCGGAGGTGAATCAGGTGGTGCGTTGA